A window from Fragaria vesca subsp. vesca linkage group LG5, FraVesHawaii_1.0, whole genome shotgun sequence encodes these proteins:
- the LOC101315150 gene encoding heavy metal-associated isoprenylated plant protein 26-like, which translates to MGVQGTLEYLSDLLNSVKSKKKKKQIQTVAVKIRMDCDGCGRKVKKVLSGVKGAKSVDIDLKQQKATVTGYVDAKKVLKAAQSTKKKCELWPYVPFTLVAHPYVAGAYDKKAPPNMVRSLPSTATITESAVDDHYTQMFSEDNPNACSVM; encoded by the exons ATGGGAGTTCAAGGAACCTTGGAGTACTTGTCAGACCTGCTAAACAGTGTCAAAAGCAAGAAGAAGAAGAAGCAAATACAGACCGTAGCCGTAAAGATTAGGATGGACTGCGATGGTTGTGGTCGCAAGGTGAAGAAGGTCCTCTCCGGTGTAAAAG GGGCTAAATCTGTGGATATCGACTTGAAGCAGCAGAAGGCAACGGTGACTGGTTACGTCGACGCAAAGAAAGTGTTGAAGGCAGCTCAATCGACCAAGAAGAAGTGCGAGCTGTGGCCTTATGTTCCATTCACTCTGGTGGCTCATCCTTATGTTGCCGGAGCCTACGACAAGAAAGCACCTCCAAATATGGTTAGGAGCCTCCCGAGCACGGCCACTATCACCGAGAGTGCTGTGGATGACCACTATACTCAAATGTTCAGTGAGGACAACCCAAATGCCTGCTCTGTCATGTAG
- the LOC101315436 gene encoding 60S ribosomal protein L30-like, producing MVAVKKTKKTHESINNRLALVMKSGKYTLGYKTVIDTLRSSKGKLIIISNNCPPLRKSEIEYYAMLAKVGVHHYNGNNVDLGTACGKYFRVSCLSIIDPGDSDIIKTLPGDQ from the exons ATGGTGGCCGTGAAGAAAACCAAGAAGACCCATGAGTCTATCAATAACAGGCTCGCTCTCGTCATGAAGAGTGGCAAGTACACTCTCGGCTACAAGACCGTCATCGACACTCTGCGTAGCTCCAAAG GGAAGCTTATTATCATCTCGAACAACTGCCCTCCTCTGAGAAAGTCTGAGATTGAGTACTACGCCATGCTTGCCAAGGTTGGAGTTCATCACTACAATGGAA ACAATGTTGACCTGGGTACAGCATGTGGCAAGTACTTCCGCGTGTCATGCCTCAGCATTATTGATCCAG GTGATTCGGATATCATCAAGACACTGCCTGGTGATCAGTGA